Within the Novosphingobium pentaromativorans US6-1 genome, the region AGCCGGTTCCGATGTGATAGGGAATGGACATCGAGCTGTAACGGATACGCGGCGGGAACATTTCCGACAGAAGTGCGGCGACCGGCCCGTATGTTGCGCCGGACAGCGCCATGAAAACCAGCAGCATGACACTTATCACGAGGGCATCCATGACCGTCGGCTTGACCACACCGAGATCGTATCCCGCATCGGAAAGCCAGCCCTTCAACTCGGCGTTGCGCGCCTCCTTGTCATCCCAGGGATAGGCCGCGAGAGGGAGTGTATCGCCACCGATACGCAGTTCGAGATCAGAACTGCTTGTCAGGTCATAAGTGATACCCGCTGCCGTCAGGTCTTCCAGCAGCTTGCCGCAATCGCTTTCCTGCACGGAAGCGAAAGGATTGTAATTGCAGTCCGGCCCCGACACTGCGACCGGCGAATCCGCACTCGCCTTCGCGAGACCGGGGTTGGCGTGGGCTCCGATCGTCCAGAACAGCGGAAACATCAGCGCAAGCGTGGCGACATAGCCCCATACGATCGGCTTCTTGCGTCCCACCTTGTCGGAAAGAGCGCCGAACAGGACGAAGAAGACCATGCCCAGGCCCGCGGAAATGCCGATGATGATCTCCGCCGTCGTCGCATCCATGCGCATCGCGCCCTTGAGGAAGCTGAGAGCGGAAAACATCGCCGTGTACCAGATCACGGTCAGGCCAGCAGCGAGGCCGAACAGGGCGATGAAGATGCGCTTCTTGTTACCCGGATAGGTGAAGCTCTCGATGAAGGGGTTGCCCGCAATCTCTCCCTCTTCGCGCATCGCCTTGAAGACCGGGCTTTCCGACAGCTTGAGGCGCATCCACAGAGATACTGCGAGCAGGATCATGCTGAGCAGGAAGGGAACGCGCCACCCCCAGGCGTTCCACAATTCGTCGCTCATCAATCCCTTGCAAGTGAGGACCACGATCAGGCTCAGCACGAAGCCGCCAACAACGCTTGCCTGGATGAAGCCAGTGAAGAAACCGCGGCGGTTGGGCGGCGAATGCTCGGAGACATAAATCGCCGCGCCGCCATATTCGCCGCCAAGCGCCAGTCCCTGCAGGACGCGCAGGAGGAGGATGATCGCAGGGGCAGCAAGGCCGATGGTTTCCGCCGAAGGGATGAAACCCACGCCGGCCGTGGCAATGCCCATCAGCGTGACGGTGACAAGGAACGTGTACTTGCGTCCCAGCCTGTCCCCGAGAAAACCGAAAAGCACTGCGCCAAGCGGACGGAAGCCGAAGCCTACCGCAAAGCCGGCCCAGACCAGCAGCGTCTCGAGCGTTGCGTTGCCCGAAGGGAAGAAGGTCTTGCCGATGATGCCGGCCAGCGTTCCGTAGATGAAGAAGTCGTACCACTCGAACACGGTACCCATCGAGGAAGCCGCAATGACGAGTTTGATGTCCGAAGCACTCGGTTCGGGTGCATGTGGATGCTGCTGTACGTCAGCCATTGTACTGAATCTTCCCCCTCGTCGGCGTTATCGGGCCCCGACAGGCGTTTAAACCGCCGATCAGG harbors:
- a CDS encoding MFS transporter, which codes for MADVQQHPHAPEPSASDIKLVIAASSMGTVFEWYDFFIYGTLAGIIGKTFFPSGNATLETLLVWAGFAVGFGFRPLGAVLFGFLGDRLGRKYTFLVTVTLMGIATAGVGFIPSAETIGLAAPAIILLLRVLQGLALGGEYGGAAIYVSEHSPPNRRGFFTGFIQASVVGGFVLSLIVVLTCKGLMSDELWNAWGWRVPFLLSMILLAVSLWMRLKLSESPVFKAMREEGEIAGNPFIESFTYPGNKKRIFIALFGLAAGLTVIWYTAMFSALSFLKGAMRMDATTAEIIIGISAGLGMVFFVLFGALSDKVGRKKPIVWGYVATLALMFPLFWTIGAHANPGLAKASADSPVAVSGPDCNYNPFASVQESDCGKLLEDLTAAGITYDLTSSSDLELRIGGDTLPLAAYPWDDKEARNAELKGWLSDAGYDLGVVKPTVMDALVISVMLLVFMALSGATYGPVAALLSEMFPPRIRYSSMSIPYHIGTGYFGGFLPLISSYMVATSGNPYQGLWYTWGIVAIALVVAIWGLRGGPPRDYGDDAA